DNA sequence from the Neomonachus schauinslandi chromosome 16, ASM220157v2, whole genome shotgun sequence genome:
taaaatggtggttgtttaagccactaagtttcaGGTCGTTTGTCACACAGTTGTAGACAATCAGAGCATCCACTGTGCAAATATTCGAAGGTAACTTTTCTTCCAGAATGAACCTGTCCACCCCTCTGAACTGTTGTTCACGAGATGGAGTTTTGAGTCTTAGGACCATTGTGATCAACCATCTCCTGGACATTTGAAGCCTGACATGAAGACAAACTTCAGGATGGTCTGGCCCACAGTGCCAGTTAGGACTTCATCCAGAATGATTTCACTAAAAAGGAAATGATTCACTCACAACAGCTTCAGGGATGGCTGGGTCCAGGTGCTCCAGTGAGGTCGGTCTCCATTTCCTTTGTCACGGTTTTATTTTCAGGCTCTTCTCCTAGAGACAAAAGGCTTTAGAAACTCAGCTTCACCTCCTCTCAGGTTCAAGTGTAGATGGAAAGAGTAACTTCATTTTCCCAGCATTCCCAGCAAAAGTTTCAGTGATTCTCTTTGGTTCGTGGCTGGGTGAACCCATCAGAGCCAATCCCTGTGGCCAGGGAAGCAGAATGGCCTGGGATCCCAGAGACAGGGTCTCTACCATACAAACCATATATGAACCAAGAGTAAGGAGGAGAGATTCTACAAAGGAGAACTAAGGGTACTACCATAGGGGAAGGATGAATGGATGGTTGGGCATCAGAGTGAAAATTAAAAGGAGAGTGAAAATTCACCTCCTTCATTCTAGATAACATACTTCTATTAATGCAATCCAGGGCCACATCATTGCCTCACACTGATGATTCCCATCAGATTAGCAGTGTGGTATTTTTCCTCATCTAATGCTGCTTGGCTTCatctccctcaccctctaccaTGCTAGGGATGCAGACATTGGAAGGTCCttcctctccagctccatcccaAGCACAGTGAGGTTTTCAGGGGCATGTCAATGAGCAAGACTAGGGCCAGGTCCCCCTTTGATGATTGGTCATCCCTCCCCTTACTGAGTCACAATGATTGAAGGCAGCAAGCAAATTTTACTGCCAACATGGATGGCCCAGACCCAAGGCTAGATTCAAGACTTTTGGGGCAAAAACAAGCCCTGTTGTCTCTTCATAGAGTTGGATTGTTTCTCTTGAGTGGACCAGTGACCCCCTGATTGGAAACCAGGACTTTCGCATCTAATGTGCGTGTCAGtgtaaataacaacaacaacaacaaaatccgcCCGCTGCCCCAAGAGGAGACCCTGAGTGCACTAGTCCACAAGGCTGCTGGACACAGGGAGACCTCCGAGACCTTGGCTCTAAAATTAGAGAAAGTTTGCAGGTGACCCTCGAGTTCTAGTACAATTGGATCATTTGACAGGATGGGTAAACGGAGGCTTGGAGGGGCCCTGGCATGCAACTGCACCCAGGTCACTCAGCGAGTGAATGGCAGTGACCGTTAGAATTTAgtccttctggggcgcctgggtggctcagttggttaagcgactgccttcggctcaggtcatgatgctggagtcccgggatcgagtcccgcatcgggctccctgctcagcagggagtctgcttctccctctgaccctcctccctctcatgctctctgtctctcattctctctctctcaaataaataaataaaatcttaaaaaaaaaaaaaaaagaatttagtccTTCTGATGGCAGAACTCTCCCGCCCTGCTTGGTGTTTTTATTGGAATGAGCACACAGGTCCCAGGGCAGTGGAAAAAAAGTTTACTTTCATTTTGTAATTGGCCCTAATGTAAggcgggggctggggaaggaggggacatTAAGGGGATAACTcatctgacaaatatttattagtacCTACTGCAGACTTGGCCCTGTGCCCGGGGAAGAGCCACATTCTGGGGGCAATGACCATTCTTGTTTTCAGCAGCATGCTGGAATGGGGAGGGACACAGACATCAATCCGAGAATCACACACGTTCCTACATATTACAGACATGGAAAGTGCCAGGAAGGAGAAGGACAGGATGTTTACCAGCAGGTTCCATGGACATCCTGACCGAGCACAGGGTTCAGGACGGGTTCCCGAGGAAGTGACGTTTGAGACATTGAAGACATTTCCACAGGACCTTACAATACATGCTACGAGAACAGCCTGTCCTCGCCCGTCTCCTCATTTAAGTTCCTGCTGCAGCAACTGGCATTCCCTAAAGCTTCCCGGAAACTTCCAGCAACCAAAGCTTGCTGACTCCTCTGATGACACACTCTGGGCATTCCAAGGATGATGATCTAAGATCCGTTACCCAGCGGCCAGACCCACAGGGTGAAGCAGGGTGTGCCCCCTCAGAGAGGAAATTGGATGCGACCTCCACTCTTCCCGTCCACTACACGGGGATAGAAAGTTCTTGTGGGCTTTTCCAAATGTTCCAGGGCAATGCCAACTTTCCAACTGCAGGCTGGAATACAACTCCTTGAATCTCACCCTCCTTACCTCACTGGCCCACCTCCTTCCAGGCTGGACTGACTttccccctctctgctcccccgTCCCCGAAGGCAACCTCCATCCTAGCCAGGACCCTGGTGTCACTTTTCCCTATGCGCCCATGGGGCTGCCCCCATGACTCTGAGTTTCCTGACACCAGgctcttagtttctttctttcttttttttttttttacgattttatttatttgacagagagagacacagcgagagagggaacacaagcagggggagtgggagagggagaagcaggcttcccgccgagcagggagcccgatgcggggctccatcccaggaccctgggatcatgacctgagccgaaggcagccgcttaacgactgagccacccaggagccccggctCTTGGTTTATTGATCCTTACTCTCCCCTGTTGGTGATGTGTACCCTTAGATGATCTATATCCTTAACATCTGCTGGATGCTTTGATTTGAATCACCAGGCTTTGCTATGCACTAGCTCTGTGacgttgggcaagttacttaacctctctgggctgccatttcctcctctttaaaataaGACTAAGAGATAGTCCTTACCTCACAAGgttgtgtttaaaaacaaaattcaggggcgcctgggtggctcagtcagttaagcatctgcctttggctcaggtcctgatcccggggtccttggatcgagccccacatcaggctccctgcttggtggggagcctgcttctccctctccctctgctgctccccctgcttgtgctttctctcgctctctctcctgctctctgtcaaatatataaataaaatattttaataaaataaaaacaaaaattagtaaatttgaacatctaattggctttattgcatgattcatgaatcaggcagcatcccatctgtAAGTGGAGGGGAgctctgaggagttgtacaaagtggaaggtttttataggaaagaGTGGGGCAAGAAGTTAGGagcaagggaaaaggaaaggattgttgtaggcaaggtcaccttcccttaggTGGAAGGGCAGGGGTCTTATTAGGTGGATCACTTCATCTTCCTTTGGGAAATAGGACCCTGGTGACAGATTGCCTCCTGCGtgctgatcagaaaattcctgattGACCCCTAAGacttacatttctgggggaggttgaaactgcagttaggttaggtattaagcccACTTTGGTGACTTGgtctaagtgacaccattttgggcctgtgattttctttttttttttttttttaagattttatttatttgacagagagagacatagtgagagcaggaacacaagcagggggagtgggagagggagaagcaggcttcccgcagagcagggagcccgacgtggggctcgatcccaggaccctgggatcatgacctgagccgaaggcagaggcttaacgactgagccacccaggcgccccaggcctgtgattttctttttaacagttatTACAGGATTAAATGAGAGCCGGCAGATAACACACAATAACACACAATCACACAATAAAGCACTCCATATACCCTGGATAGGTATGTTTTCCATAACCATCCACCCCATGGGCTTACTATGCTGTTAAAATTATTAAGCCTTGACAGGTACAAAGAGGTTTTTGTAATCTGTCCGCACTTCCAACCGATTTTTCTGTCCAAGACCcgttccccaccccctcccagcttatttccccccctcccccccatccccgtCCCAGTCCCCGTTCCAAGACAAACGAGTTCAAGCACAGACCAGGAGGGCGGGGGCCGTGGGCACACGGCCCAGCCACCAGGCACGCGGCGTCCCCGCTCTGCACCCGGCCCTCCCTCGTGCGGGGTGGCCCGGAGCTCACGGAGGCGGCTTCTGGGAACCCGGGCTGGCGGCCGTGTGCACAGCCGCCGTGCGCCGCGCGGCCGCGGGTGAGGCAGCGCGGGACGTGTGCAGGCAGCGGCCGGCGGGGCGGGCTTTTGCACTCATCCCGGCTCCTTCCCGCTATAAAGGCGGCCCGGCCCGCCGCGCTGCGCCACGCCTCCCCGAAGTGCCAGCTCGTTCTCAGACCGCTGTCGCCGGACTCCACCACCGCTTCTTCTCGCTATGGATCCCAACTGCTCCTGCACCCCCGGTAAGGAGATCCGGGCCGGGGCCGCGCGTCCGTTCAGAGCTAGAGAAGCAATCTCTGATGCCCCCTTCTCTTCCTGGCCACTTAGTTTCGGGGCTGCTAACTGCTGTTTTCCAAAGCTTTTTGGTGCACCTCTCTCTAGGTTCATCGAGgcacccaccccagcccaccccccgcTTCTACCGATAAGGGGTCGGACTTCATAGCTGGGTCCCGGTTCTCAGGGGTTGGTTGTGGGAACCCGCACGCATTCCCGCGTTCGGGTCCAGGGACAGTTGTCACCGCTTGCCTTGCTCCTTGCAGGTGGCTCCTGCACGTGCGCCGGCTCCTGCAAATGCAAAGAGTGCAGATGCACCTCCTGCAAGAAGAGTGAGTGAAATCTTTGCTCCTACACCCCCTACCCACCCCTACCCTCTATACCCCGAGGGAAATCCTTCAGCTGGGGGAGGGAACGTGCTGCCTCCACAGCGCTCCCTGTCCCGGACCACCCGAATCCTTAATCCTGTGTGCCCAGCGCTCATCGCTGCCCTCCCCTACCCTGGCCCAGGCTGCTGCTCCTGCTGTCCCGCGGGCTGTGCCAAGTGCGCCCAGGGCTGCATCTGCAAAGGCGCATCGGACAAGTGCAGCTGCTGTGCCTGATGCGGGGGAACCTGCGCCGGATGTAAATACAGCCACGTGTACACAcctgcagttttttttttgtttgtttgtttttttttggtgctttttGTTTTGGGTACAACTCTGACCCGTTTGCTacattccttgtttcttttttgtttttcctataaaATGCGTGAATTATAATAAAAGTTGTCGACTTTTATTcttgctctgtttttctttgcgTGCCTACCGGGGCTAGGGTGGGGAATTCGACGGGAATTGCAGAAACCTGTTTTCTGGACACAAATGTTAATTCTCTAGAAACTGAGTGCCTTAAGGGAAGCCGGGTGACTTCACAGAGCTTcgccttctgtaaaatggaagggCATTATGCCAGAGGATATAAAGGCCTGGGGGCCCTCTGTTCTCATgccaattttactttttaaataatgtctattcccagtgtggggcctgaactcatgacccagaggtcaagagtcacatgctctacagactgagccaggcaggtgccctgtCGATCCAGACTTTTCTTATGCTCTGTGGTTTCTCAGCCCAACCCCAGTTCCTCATGGATTCCAGGCTTGAAAATGACTACAGGAGGTAGTCACCTTCAAATCCTACCTGGGGCTTCTAAAAAAAATACCTGTGGTAAAGGCGCGATTTTTACTTTGTATCCATCCCAAACTAAACCTTggtaaaaaaagtatatattaatttCATGAAAATGCCATAAAAGAACAATATAAAGCCCATGTTTTTAGATTGAGCACACATAATTTCAATGAATATATGAAGAACAAGTAGAATTAGGGATTTTAATAAAGCGCTGCACATATATATGTTCACTGAAGGTGTCCACTGAGCACTAGAGAGAGAATTCACAAATGCCCCAGTGTCATGGACCACACACCTTGAGGAGCACTGTCCTCCCCACAGGGCACTTGGCCTGCTCCCCGCCATTGCGCCACTGACGGGACACTCTGTACCCCTGAGAGCTCCCTGGTGTGACTTGGCTCTGAATCTTTGGAAGTTCCTCCCTTGGTCAGGCTGGAATCTGTCCCTCCAGAATCCA
Encoded proteins:
- the LOC110593284 gene encoding metallothionein-2, which gives rise to MDPNCSCTPGGSCTCAGSCKCKECRCTSCKKSCCSCCPAGCAKCAQGCICKGASDKCSCCA